One window from the genome of Streptomyces sp. NBC_00708 encodes:
- a CDS encoding cytochrome P450 → MSIDTVTTETGELPQFPMTRGCPYHPPAGYAELREEGPLARVRLYDGRVAWVVTGYEETRRLLVDPRLSSDRTRPDFPVLVPRMAAAKLTALVGMDPPEHDIQRRMLIPSFTVKRVNSLRPAIRRIVGEKIDALLAGGRTTADLVPEFALPVPSTVICELLGVPYSDHDFFEQQTSRMVQATSTAQEASDASAALVAYFDELITAKEAKPGEGLLDELITDRLATGELGRLELASIAMFLLVAGHETTANMIGLSVLTLLEHPDQLAEVRDDPDVASGAVEELLRFLSVADELQRVAAADIEIGGVLVKEGDGVYLPNAAANRSPQVFTDPDTLDVRRGTRHHLAFGYGVHQCIGQNLARAELEIALHELAVRIPALRLTEPLEALGVKPGGSVQGVFRLPVTW, encoded by the coding sequence ATGAGCATCGACACCGTGACCACCGAGACCGGGGAACTGCCGCAGTTCCCCATGACGCGCGGCTGCCCCTACCACCCGCCCGCCGGGTACGCGGAGCTGCGCGAGGAAGGACCGCTCGCCCGGGTCCGCCTGTACGACGGCCGCGTGGCCTGGGTCGTCACCGGCTACGAGGAGACCCGCCGGCTGCTCGTGGACCCCCGGCTCTCCTCCGACCGCACCCGCCCCGACTTCCCGGTGCTCGTCCCGCGCATGGCGGCCGCCAAGCTGACCGCCCTGGTGGGGATGGACCCGCCGGAGCACGACATCCAGCGGCGCATGCTGATCCCCAGCTTCACCGTGAAACGCGTCAACTCGCTGCGCCCCGCGATCCGCCGCATCGTCGGCGAGAAGATCGACGCCCTGCTCGCCGGCGGAAGGACCACCGCGGACCTGGTGCCGGAGTTCGCGCTGCCGGTCCCGTCCACCGTGATCTGCGAACTCCTGGGCGTGCCGTACTCCGACCACGACTTCTTCGAGCAGCAGACGAGCCGGATGGTGCAGGCGACGAGCACGGCGCAGGAGGCGTCCGACGCCAGCGCCGCCCTGGTCGCCTACTTCGATGAACTCATCACGGCCAAGGAGGCGAAGCCGGGGGAGGGGCTGCTCGACGAGCTGATCACCGACCGGCTGGCCACCGGAGAGCTGGGGCGCCTCGAACTGGCCTCCATCGCGATGTTCCTGCTGGTCGCCGGCCACGAGACGACCGCCAACATGATCGGCCTGAGCGTGCTCACCCTGCTCGAACACCCCGACCAGCTGGCGGAGGTGCGCGACGACCCGGATGTGGCCTCCGGCGCGGTCGAGGAACTGCTGCGCTTCCTCTCGGTCGCCGACGAGCTCCAGCGGGTGGCGGCGGCCGACATCGAGATCGGCGGGGTCCTGGTGAAGGAGGGCGACGGCGTCTACCTCCCGAACGCGGCGGCCAACCGCTCCCCGCAGGTCTTCACCGACCCCGACACCCTCGACGTCCGCCGCGGCACCCGCCACCACCTCGCCTTCGGCTACGGCGTCCACCAGTGCATCGGCCAGAACCTCGCCCGCGCCGAACTGGAGATCGCCCTCCATGAACTCGCCGTCCGCATCCCGGCGTTGCGGCTGACCGAACCCCTCGAAGCCCTGGGCGTCAAGCCGGGCGGCTCCGTCCAGGGGGTGTTCCGCCTCCCCGTCACCTGGTGA
- a CDS encoding SpoIIE family protein phosphatase: MTWHGAAGRSARGTSDGPPGITEDGRAPDDLSLVLAQSVVNAVEAAGGRAGGVYLPSSTPGLLRLAVLAGLPGPLFRPWWRMHVNRPFPVAEAFRTGSPVYLADAEDAMRRFPQLMAGLPFPFGSLYVPVLRRREPVAVLVVLRAAAGDEPVPAADRDRLQRIARQLGADLAALADAGTRPEWDEEPLPVQLPAETSPPVRIGRFDWNLGTGAVETDDELAAILGPEPGRFPGTIEALAARLAPEDAYGLWALARQAAGSDGPVVRRMRLRGPDGRSHLLEVSGRRDDAAGPGGHLSGFLVDLGIGPVVAEAADRLPRGIFSLDRFGRITYVNQLAEEMLGRARAELIGRVFWEVLPWFGNPAYEDHYRAAMISDAPVHFLARRDPPPWLSVSLYPGHDGLTAVLTPAEEPAYTPDSVMSPGLGLGSPADRSAALYRPVALAIALTEAVTARQVSRVVTEELLPAFGGRQLAIYLLKEGHLYLEWETGFPQGFLDRFDAVGLDARIPGVETLTSGRPIFFESMQRLAAAYPGIPMDADVGARAFLPLIASGRLVGSCILGFDQPRGFSPEERTVLTALAGLIAQALQRAQRYDTEAALARGLQDALLPHRLPALLGIDTQGRYLAGTQGMDVGGDWYDVIETGGRLALVIGDVQGHGVAAAATMGQLRSAVRAFALSGHDPQEVMSGTNRLLIDLDTGQFASCCYIVTDPATGRTHAVRAGHPQPVLRRPDGTAEVMELPGGIVLGIDAEAVYPVTELHLDPGAALALYTDGLVEQAGIDIDVGVERLRGTIAARGAAPLAETADHVIRRARQAADRPDDIALLLAARWAEEDEAAPGRL, from the coding sequence GTGACCTGGCACGGCGCGGCCGGGCGGTCGGCGCGCGGTACGAGCGACGGCCCTCCCGGGATAACGGAGGACGGCCGGGCGCCGGACGACCTGTCCCTGGTGCTCGCGCAGTCCGTCGTGAACGCCGTCGAGGCGGCCGGCGGCCGGGCCGGCGGGGTGTACCTGCCCTCCAGCACCCCCGGGCTGCTCCGGCTGGCCGTCCTCGCCGGGCTCCCCGGACCGCTGTTCCGCCCCTGGTGGCGGATGCACGTGAACCGGCCCTTCCCGGTCGCCGAGGCCTTCCGCACCGGCAGCCCCGTGTACCTGGCCGACGCGGAGGACGCCATGCGGCGCTTCCCGCAGCTGATGGCCGGGCTCCCGTTCCCCTTCGGATCGCTGTACGTACCGGTCCTGCGCCGCCGCGAACCGGTCGCCGTCCTCGTCGTCCTGCGCGCCGCGGCCGGGGACGAGCCGGTCCCCGCCGCCGACCGGGACCGGCTCCAGCGGATCGCCCGGCAGCTGGGCGCCGATCTGGCCGCCCTGGCCGACGCCGGCACCCGGCCGGAGTGGGACGAGGAACCGCTGCCCGTCCAGCTGCCCGCCGAGACCTCGCCGCCGGTGCGCATCGGCCGCTTCGACTGGAACCTGGGCACCGGCGCCGTCGAGACGGACGACGAGCTCGCCGCCATCCTCGGGCCGGAACCGGGCCGCTTCCCCGGCACCATCGAGGCTCTGGCGGCCAGGCTCGCCCCGGAGGACGCGTACGGCCTGTGGGCGCTGGCCCGGCAGGCGGCGGGCTCCGACGGCCCCGTCGTACGCCGCATGCGGTTGCGCGGCCCGGACGGGCGCTCGCACCTGCTGGAGGTCTCCGGGCGCAGGGACGACGCCGCCGGGCCCGGCGGGCACCTGTCCGGCTTCCTGGTGGACCTGGGCATCGGCCCGGTCGTCGCCGAGGCCGCCGACCGGCTGCCGCGCGGCATCTTCTCGCTCGACCGCTTCGGCCGGATCACCTACGTCAACCAGCTGGCCGAGGAGATGCTCGGCCGGGCCCGCGCCGAACTGATCGGGCGCGTCTTCTGGGAGGTGCTGCCCTGGTTCGGGAACCCCGCGTACGAGGACCACTACCGGGCCGCGATGATCTCCGACGCGCCGGTCCACTTCCTGGCCCGGCGCGACCCGCCCCCCTGGCTCTCCGTCTCCCTGTACCCGGGCCACGACGGGCTGACCGCCGTCCTCACTCCCGCCGAGGAGCCGGCCTACACCCCGGACTCCGTCATGTCGCCCGGTCTGGGCCTCGGCTCCCCGGCCGACCGGTCCGCCGCCCTCTACCGCCCCGTCGCCCTCGCCATCGCGCTCACCGAGGCCGTCACCGCCCGGCAGGTCTCCCGCGTCGTCACCGAGGAGCTGCTGCCCGCGTTCGGAGGCCGCCAGCTGGCGATCTACCTGCTCAAGGAGGGCCACCTGTACCTGGAGTGGGAGACCGGCTTCCCCCAGGGCTTCCTCGACCGGTTCGACGCCGTCGGCCTGGACGCCCGCATCCCGGGCGTGGAGACGCTCACCAGCGGGCGCCCCATCTTCTTCGAGTCCATGCAGCGCCTGGCCGCCGCCTACCCCGGCATCCCCATGGACGCCGACGTCGGCGCCCGCGCCTTCCTGCCGCTGATCGCCTCCGGGCGGCTCGTCGGCTCCTGCATCCTCGGCTTCGACCAGCCGCGCGGCTTCAGCCCGGAGGAGCGCACGGTTCTCACCGCCCTGGCCGGCCTCATCGCCCAGGCCCTCCAGCGCGCCCAGCGCTACGACACCGAGGCCGCGCTGGCCCGCGGCCTCCAGGACGCCCTGCTGCCGCACCGGCTGCCCGCCCTGCTCGGCATCGACACCCAGGGCCGCTACCTCGCCGGCACCCAGGGCATGGACGTCGGGGGCGACTGGTACGACGTGATCGAGACCGGCGGCCGGCTCGCCCTCGTCATCGGGGACGTCCAGGGCCACGGCGTCGCCGCCGCGGCGACCATGGGCCAGCTCCGCAGCGCCGTACGGGCCTTCGCGCTCAGCGGGCACGACCCGCAGGAGGTCATGAGCGGCACCAACCGCCTGCTCATCGACCTCGACACCGGCCAGTTCGCGAGCTGCTGCTACATCGTGACCGACCCCGCCACCGGCCGGACGCACGCCGTGCGCGCCGGACACCCCCAGCCCGTCCTGCGCCGCCCCGACGGCACCGCCGAGGTCATGGAGCTGCCGGGCGGCATCGTCCTCGGTATCGACGCCGAGGCCGTCTACCCCGTCACCGAACTGCACCTGGACCCCGGCGCGGCGCTCGCCCTCTACACCGACGGGCTCGTCGAACAGGCGGGCATCGACATCGACGTCGGGGTCGAGCGGCTGCGCGGCACGATCGCCGCACGGGGCGCCGCCCCCCTGGCCGAGACGGCGGACCACGTCATCCGCCGCGCCCGGCAGGCCGCGGACCGGCCCGACGACATCGCCCTGCTGCTCGCCGCCCGCTGGGCCGAGGAGGACGAAGCCGCGCCCGGACGGCTTTAG
- a CDS encoding antitoxin, protein MSMLDKIKGMIKGHPDQARQGVEKGGDLVDKKTGGKYEGQVDSAQQKINDQLGDRRPPEEGR, encoded by the coding sequence ATGAGCATGCTCGACAAGATCAAGGGCATGATCAAGGGGCATCCCGATCAGGCCCGGCAGGGAGTCGAGAAGGGCGGCGACCTCGTCGACAAGAAGACCGGCGGCAAGTACGAAGGCCAGGTCGACTCGGCCCAGCAGAAGATCAACGACCAGCTCGGTGACCGCCGCCCGCCCGAAGAGGGCCGGTAG
- a CDS encoding transglycosylase SLT domain-containing protein, whose translation MPITGKHRRAKSASLTRGFIAVSAGGAVLALPLISAGSASAAPAKAVVAEKAAAPTSVAGKEIAVRKAAPTTYSVVSGDSLYKIAQGHSLGGGWERLYKDNRSVVGSNPDLIHPGLKLTIGGKSEAVAPKAAKKSEFKAENAEKNGDTAPRTQSADRADRSERTVVPVAEKTAAPVETQTAATYTDDLDGWIKESLAVMAEHGIPGSYDGIYRNIMRESSGNPLAINNWDVNAVNGTPSKGLLQVIQPTFDAYHVPGTSTDIYDPVANITAACNYAAATYGSMDNVFGAY comes from the coding sequence CGTGAGCGCAGGCGGAGCCGTTCTCGCGCTCCCCCTGATCTCCGCCGGATCGGCCTCCGCCGCCCCCGCCAAGGCCGTCGTCGCCGAAAAGGCCGCAGCCCCGACTTCCGTCGCCGGCAAGGAAATTGCCGTGCGCAAGGCCGCGCCCACCACCTATTCCGTGGTCTCCGGCGACTCCCTTTACAAGATCGCCCAGGGGCATTCCCTCGGCGGCGGCTGGGAGCGGCTGTACAAGGACAACCGCAGCGTTGTCGGCAGCAACCCCGACCTGATTCACCCGGGTCTGAAGCTCACCATCGGCGGCAAGTCCGAGGCCGTTGCCCCGAAGGCCGCGAAGAAGAGCGAATTCAAGGCGGAGAACGCCGAGAAGAACGGCGACACCGCCCCCCGGACCCAGAGCGCCGACCGCGCCGACCGGTCCGAGCGCACGGTCGTCCCCGTCGCCGAGAAGACCGCCGCGCCCGTGGAGACCCAGACGGCCGCCACGTACACCGACGACCTCGACGGCTGGATCAAGGAATCGCTGGCCGTCATGGCCGAGCACGGCATTCCGGGCAGCTACGACGGCATCTACCGCAACATCATGCGCGAGTCGTCGGGCAACCCGCTCGCGATCAACAACTGGGACGTCAACGCCGTCAACGGCACGCCCTCCAAGGGTCTGCTCCAGGTGATCCAGCCCACCTTCGACGCCTACCACGTGCCCGGTACGTCGACGGACATCTACGACCCGGTCGCCAACATCACGGCCGCGTGCAACTACGCCGCCGCCACGTACGGCTCCATGGACAACGTGTTCGGCGCCTACTGA
- a CDS encoding FG-GAP-like repeat-containing protein — MRHHRSAAVLAASILLLTGASIAAPSAYAGTPAAPGAVHANDRNSDFNGDGHEDVLIGAPGATIDGKPGAGFVTVQYGSASGLGTSPSAVFSQNTAGVRGAAEAGDAFGQSLATGDLNGDGYDDAVVGVPGEDIEPLIDAGGAVVLWGSPQGLTGTDSDWLQAGEARAWARFGTALAAAHFSPDIPGDELAVTDLYDLLLFRYEPALLKKGAVPLAPAQRENVIPAEPGHEIDPKSLTTGDYDGNGLADLVVSGTSAGASRGEGWSAYFSGQVQGLRFERSLRGGPAVASGDINNDGYDDLVTGSPDRADEGPDGGVIGVYYGSAGDGPVVGAAGPGTEPLWWTQDSPGVPGVSEEGDSWGTDLSVADTDGDGYADVAVGAPLEDVGAPGEDMSRGDSGAVWVLRGAAGGLTAAGARSWDQDSANVPGAPEANDHWGGQVRLIDPDGDGRFGLLAAAPGEDVSNGVVWVLPAAKDGVTAAGSWTFDGGSLGAPRTKARLGEAIDE, encoded by the coding sequence GTGCGTCACCACCGTTCGGCCGCCGTTCTCGCGGCCTCGATCCTCCTGCTGACGGGCGCGTCCATCGCCGCGCCCTCCGCCTACGCCGGCACGCCCGCGGCGCCCGGCGCCGTGCACGCGAACGACCGCAACAGCGATTTCAACGGCGACGGCCACGAGGACGTGCTCATCGGCGCGCCGGGCGCCACGATCGACGGCAAGCCGGGGGCCGGCTTCGTCACCGTCCAGTACGGTTCCGCGAGCGGCCTGGGCACCAGCCCGTCCGCCGTCTTCAGCCAGAACACCGCCGGGGTGCGCGGCGCCGCCGAGGCCGGTGACGCCTTCGGCCAGTCCCTGGCCACCGGCGATCTGAACGGCGACGGCTACGACGACGCCGTCGTCGGCGTACCGGGGGAGGACATCGAACCCCTGATCGACGCGGGCGGAGCCGTCGTGCTGTGGGGGTCGCCACAGGGCCTCACCGGGACGGACAGCGACTGGCTGCAGGCCGGCGAGGCGCGGGCCTGGGCGAGATTCGGCACGGCTCTCGCGGCGGCCCACTTCAGCCCCGACATCCCCGGCGACGAGCTGGCCGTCACCGACCTCTACGACCTCCTGCTGTTCCGCTACGAACCGGCCCTGCTGAAGAAGGGCGCCGTGCCCCTGGCCCCCGCCCAGCGCGAGAACGTGATCCCCGCGGAACCCGGACACGAGATCGACCCGAAGTCGCTCACCACCGGCGACTACGACGGCAACGGCCTCGCCGACCTCGTCGTCTCCGGGACGAGCGCGGGCGCGAGCCGCGGGGAGGGCTGGTCCGCCTACTTCTCCGGACAGGTGCAGGGGCTCCGCTTCGAGCGCTCCCTGCGCGGCGGGCCCGCCGTCGCCTCCGGTGACATCAACAACGACGGTTACGACGACCTCGTCACGGGGAGCCCGGACCGCGCCGACGAGGGTCCGGACGGCGGTGTGATCGGCGTCTACTACGGCAGTGCCGGTGACGGCCCGGTCGTCGGCGCGGCAGGGCCCGGCACCGAGCCCCTGTGGTGGACGCAGGACTCCCCGGGCGTCCCCGGCGTCTCCGAGGAGGGCGACAGCTGGGGCACCGACCTCTCCGTGGCCGACACCGACGGCGACGGCTACGCGGACGTGGCCGTCGGCGCCCCGCTGGAGGACGTCGGAGCCCCCGGCGAGGACATGTCCCGCGGCGACTCGGGAGCCGTATGGGTGCTGCGCGGCGCGGCCGGCGGTCTGACGGCGGCCGGGGCCCGCTCCTGGGACCAGGACTCCGCGAACGTCCCCGGAGCGCCCGAGGCGAACGACCACTGGGGAGGCCAGGTGCGCCTGATCGACCCCGACGGCGACGGACGGTTCGGGCTCCTGGCGGCCGCCCCCGGCGAGGACGTGTCCAACGGGGTCGTCTGGGTGCTGCCCGCCGCGAAGGACGGGGTGACGGCGGCCGGCTCGTGGACCTTCGACGGCGGATCCCTCGGCGCGCCCCGGACGAAGGCCCGCCTCGGCGAGGCGATCGACGAGTAG